In one window of Arachis ipaensis cultivar K30076 chromosome B06, Araip1.1, whole genome shotgun sequence DNA:
- the LOC107645225 gene encoding histone acetyltransferase GCN5 isoform X2: protein MDTHSSHGAGPLRSRSSQSPSPSHSASASATSSIHKRKLASEDHAPPFPPSSFSAETRDGALTSNDDLESISARGADSDSDADDSEDAVVDDDEDDYDNDSSMRNFTASRLDGSAGAGGASAPRNTKLKTENSVTVKIESSDGVNKDAGVAGNSAAVGTVATAGSVPGIVVKEDVSKIFTDNLQTSGAYSAREESLKKEEEAGRLKFVCYSNDGVDEHMVWLIGLKNIFARQLPNMPKEYIVRLVMDRSHKSVMVIRRNHVVGGITYRPYVSQKFGEIAFCAITADEQVKGYGTRLMNHLKQHARDVDGLTHFLTYADNNAVGYFIKQGFTKEIHLEKDRWQGYIKDYDGGILMECKIDPKLPYIDLSTMIRRQRQAIDEKIRELSNCHIVYAGIDFQKKEAGIPKKIVKVEDIPGLREAGWTPDQWGHSRFRLSNATDNATNMKHLTAYMRSLLKSMHDHTDAWPFKEPVDARDVPDYYDIIKDPIDLKTMTKRVESEQYYVTFEMFVADVKRMFQNARTYNSPETIYYKCATRLELHFQSKVTSGVQSGTKIQ, encoded by the exons ATGGACACCCACTCCTCTCACGGCGCTGGGCCCCTCCGTTCCCGGAGCTCGCAGTCCCCTTCTCCCTCTCACTCGGCCTCCGCCTCCGCCACCTCTTCCATCCACAAGCGCAAGCTCGCGTCTGAAGACCACGCGCCACCCTTTCCCCCTTCCTCCTTCTCCGCCGAGACCCGCGACGGCGCTCTCACTTCCAACGACGACCTCGAGAGCATCTCCGCCCGCGGCGCAGACTCAGATTCCGACGCTGACGACTCCGAGGACGCAGTCGTCGACGACGACGAGGACGACTACGACAATGACTCCTCCATGCGCAACTTCACCGCCTCCAGGCTCGACGGAAGTGCTGGCGCCGGTGGAGCCTCTGCACCGCGCAACACCAAGCTCAAGACCGAAAACTCAGTCACCGTGAAGATTGAGAGCTCCGACGGTGTCAACAAGGACGCTGGCGTAGCTGGAAATTCCGCCGCCGTGGGCACAGTTGCCACCGCCGGATCCGTCCCCGGTATCGTGGTGAAGGAAGATGTTAGCAAGATATTTACGGATAATTTGCAGACGAGTGGAGCTTACAGTGCGAGAGAAGAGAGTCTGAAGAAAGAG GAGGAAGCGGGAAGGCTCAAATTTGTGTGCTACTCAAATGACGGTGTTGATGAGCATATGGTTTG GTTAATAGGATTGAAGAATATATTTGCTAGGCAACTTCCCAATATGCCAAAGGAGTACATTGTCCGACTTGTTATGGATAG GAGCCATAAGTCTGTAATGGTTATAAGGCGGAATCATGTTGTTGGAGGCATTACATATCGGCCATATGTAAG CCAGAAGTTTGGTGAGATAGCCTTTTGTGCAATTACAGCTGATGAGCAAGTAAAAGGTTATGGTACTAGATTGATGAATCACTTAAAACAGCATGCACGTGATGTAGATGGGCTGACACATTTTTTAACTTATGCTGACAACAATGCTGTTGGATATTTTATCAAACAG GGATTTACGAAGGAGATTCACTTGGAGAAAGATAGATGGCAAGG gtatataAAAGACTATGATGGAGGAATTCTCATGGAATGCAAGATTGATCCAAAGCTCCCTTATATCGATCTATCAACAATGATTCGTCGTCAACGACag GCTATTGATGAAAAGATCAGAGAGTTGTCAAATTGTCACATTGTTTATGCTGGCATTGATTTTCAGAAG AAAGAAGCTGGAATTCCTAAAAAAATTGTCAAAGTTGAGGACATCCCTGGATTGA GAGAGGCTGGTTGGACCCCTGATCAGTGGGGTCATTCAAGATTCAGACTAAGCAACGCTACAGACAATGCTACAAATATGAAGCATTTGACAGCGTATATGCGTTCCCTTCTGAAG TCAATGCATGATCATACTGATGCTTGGCCATTCAAGGAACCAGTTGATGCACGAGACGTTCCTGATTATTATGACATAATTAAAGATCCAATAG ATCTGAAGACAATGACTAAGAGGGTGGAATCAGAACAATATTATGTGACATTTGAGATGTTTGTTGCTGATGTGAAGAGAATGTTTCAGAATGCACGCACATATAACTCTCCTGAAACCATATATTACAAATGTGCTACAAG GTTAGAATTACATTTTCAGAGTAAAGTGACATCGGGTGTCCAATCTGGTACCAAAATTCAGTAG
- the LOC107645225 gene encoding histone acetyltransferase GCN5 isoform X1, translating to MDTHSSHGAGPLRSRSSQSPSPSHSASASATSSIHKRKLASEDHAPPFPPSSFSAETRDGALTSNDDLESISARGADSDSDADDSEDAVVDDDEDDYDNDSSMRNFTASRLDGSAGAGGASAPRNTKLKTENSVTVKIESSDGVNKDAGVAGNSAAVGTVATAGSVPGIVVKEDVSKIFTDNLQTSGAYSAREESLKKEEEAGRLKFVCYSNDGVDEHMVWYCFSDIFLRCSYMLIGLKNIFARQLPNMPKEYIVRLVMDRSHKSVMVIRRNHVVGGITYRPYVSQKFGEIAFCAITADEQVKGYGTRLMNHLKQHARDVDGLTHFLTYADNNAVGYFIKQGFTKEIHLEKDRWQGYIKDYDGGILMECKIDPKLPYIDLSTMIRRQRQAIDEKIRELSNCHIVYAGIDFQKKEAGIPKKIVKVEDIPGLREAGWTPDQWGHSRFRLSNATDNATNMKHLTAYMRSLLKSMHDHTDAWPFKEPVDARDVPDYYDIIKDPIDLKTMTKRVESEQYYVTFEMFVADVKRMFQNARTYNSPETIYYKCATRLELHFQSKVTSGVQSGTKIQ from the exons ATGGACACCCACTCCTCTCACGGCGCTGGGCCCCTCCGTTCCCGGAGCTCGCAGTCCCCTTCTCCCTCTCACTCGGCCTCCGCCTCCGCCACCTCTTCCATCCACAAGCGCAAGCTCGCGTCTGAAGACCACGCGCCACCCTTTCCCCCTTCCTCCTTCTCCGCCGAGACCCGCGACGGCGCTCTCACTTCCAACGACGACCTCGAGAGCATCTCCGCCCGCGGCGCAGACTCAGATTCCGACGCTGACGACTCCGAGGACGCAGTCGTCGACGACGACGAGGACGACTACGACAATGACTCCTCCATGCGCAACTTCACCGCCTCCAGGCTCGACGGAAGTGCTGGCGCCGGTGGAGCCTCTGCACCGCGCAACACCAAGCTCAAGACCGAAAACTCAGTCACCGTGAAGATTGAGAGCTCCGACGGTGTCAACAAGGACGCTGGCGTAGCTGGAAATTCCGCCGCCGTGGGCACAGTTGCCACCGCCGGATCCGTCCCCGGTATCGTGGTGAAGGAAGATGTTAGCAAGATATTTACGGATAATTTGCAGACGAGTGGAGCTTACAGTGCGAGAGAAGAGAGTCTGAAGAAAGAG GAGGAAGCGGGAAGGCTCAAATTTGTGTGCTACTCAAATGACGGTGTTGATGAGCATATGGTTTGGTACTGCTTCTCAGACATTTTTCTGCGTTGTTCTTATAT GTTAATAGGATTGAAGAATATATTTGCTAGGCAACTTCCCAATATGCCAAAGGAGTACATTGTCCGACTTGTTATGGATAG GAGCCATAAGTCTGTAATGGTTATAAGGCGGAATCATGTTGTTGGAGGCATTACATATCGGCCATATGTAAG CCAGAAGTTTGGTGAGATAGCCTTTTGTGCAATTACAGCTGATGAGCAAGTAAAAGGTTATGGTACTAGATTGATGAATCACTTAAAACAGCATGCACGTGATGTAGATGGGCTGACACATTTTTTAACTTATGCTGACAACAATGCTGTTGGATATTTTATCAAACAG GGATTTACGAAGGAGATTCACTTGGAGAAAGATAGATGGCAAGG gtatataAAAGACTATGATGGAGGAATTCTCATGGAATGCAAGATTGATCCAAAGCTCCCTTATATCGATCTATCAACAATGATTCGTCGTCAACGACag GCTATTGATGAAAAGATCAGAGAGTTGTCAAATTGTCACATTGTTTATGCTGGCATTGATTTTCAGAAG AAAGAAGCTGGAATTCCTAAAAAAATTGTCAAAGTTGAGGACATCCCTGGATTGA GAGAGGCTGGTTGGACCCCTGATCAGTGGGGTCATTCAAGATTCAGACTAAGCAACGCTACAGACAATGCTACAAATATGAAGCATTTGACAGCGTATATGCGTTCCCTTCTGAAG TCAATGCATGATCATACTGATGCTTGGCCATTCAAGGAACCAGTTGATGCACGAGACGTTCCTGATTATTATGACATAATTAAAGATCCAATAG ATCTGAAGACAATGACTAAGAGGGTGGAATCAGAACAATATTATGTGACATTTGAGATGTTTGTTGCTGATGTGAAGAGAATGTTTCAGAATGCACGCACATATAACTCTCCTGAAACCATATATTACAAATGTGCTACAAG GTTAGAATTACATTTTCAGAGTAAAGTGACATCGGGTGTCCAATCTGGTACCAAAATTCAGTAG
- the LOC107645224 gene encoding guanylate-binding protein 4 (The sequence of the model RefSeq protein was modified relative to this genomic sequence to represent the inferred CDS: added 89 bases not found in genome assembly): MDTLLSSLLFFLSLFSIGSSQIQNFQQAFPIVEPDPGHTKLRLSREGLEAIERITNPIASVAVIGPYRSGKSFLLNQLLSLSCYEGFGVGHMRDTKTKGIWIWGTPIELDIDGVKTSVFYLDTEGFESVGKSNVYDDRIFALATVMSSVLIYNLPETIREADISRLSFAVELAEEFYGRVKGQDVAFEPAKLLWLIQRDFLQGKSVQQMVKEALRRVPNVNGDKNIDMVNQIRDSLAIMGDNSTAFSLPQPHLQRTKLCDMKDGDLEPLYVKRREQLKELVASIIRPKIVQGKSLNGKEFVSFLEQILEALNKGEIPSTGSLVEIFNKDILERCLKLYSERMGKLQLPLPEGSLQQSHDNSRGEAMRSFDQQHFGRHHAKKSVTQLDEEIQKVYRNVILKNEYQSSKLCEALYTNCEDMMDRLQVLRLPSMAKFNAGLQKCNHSFEHECVGPSKTNYEQRMMKMLGKSKSQFIKDYNQRLFNWLVAFSLVMVVIGRFIIKFILIEMGAWLLFIFLETYTRMFWSAESLYYNPVWHFIVATWETLVYSPVLDLDRWAIPLGVIVSLFVLYWRCYGKRKHGSRWILPLYSNNKNGRSRPRSD; encoded by the exons ATGGACACCCTTCTCTCATCTCTTCTATTCTTTCTCTCcctcttttcaattgggtcctcgCAGATTCAGAATTTTCAACAGGC GTTTCCCATTGTGGAGCCTGATCCTGGTCATACAAAACTTAGACTTTCAAGAGAAGGTTTGGAGGCTATTGAGAGAATAACAAACCCCATTGCATCCGTGGCA GTGATTGGACCGTATCGCTCTGGAAAATCTTTCTTGCTTAATCaacttctttctctttcttgttATGAAG GTTTTGGTGTTGGGCACATGCGTGATACCAAGACAAAAG GAATATGGATTTGGGGAACCCCAATAGAGTTGGATATTGATGGAGTAAAAACTTCCGTATTTTACCTTGATACAGAAGGATTTGAAAGTGTTGGAAAATCAAATGTATATGATGATCG GATATTTGCTCTGGCAACTGTCATGAGTTCCGTGCTTATCTATAATCTGCCTGAGACG ATACGCGAAGCTGACATTTCTCGGCTCTCTTTTGCGGTTGAGCTTGCTGAAGAATTTTATGGGAG AGTGAAG GGCCAAGATGTTGCATTTGAACCTGCTAAGCTCTTGTGGCTTATACAACGTGATTTTTTGC AAGGGAAGTCAGTGCAACAAATGGTGAAAGAAGCTCTTCGAAGAGTCCCCAATGTCAATG GGGACAAAAATATTGATATG GTCAATCAGATACGGGACTCATTGGCTATAATGGGTGACAATAGTACTGCCTTTAGCTTACCACAA CCGCATCTCCAGCGGACAAAGCTCTGTGATATGAAGGATGGGGACCTTGAACCATTATATGTAAAAAGAAGGGAGCAAC ATACTTGAAGCCTTGAACAAAGGAGAGATCCCATCGACTGGTTCTCTTGTGGAGATTTTCAACAAGGATATTCTTGAAAGATGTCTTAAATTATACAGTGAAAGGATGGGAAAATTGCAACTACCTCTTCCAGAGGGATCTCTGCAACAGTCCCATGATAACTCTAGAGGTGAAGCCATGCGATCCTTTGATCAGCAACATTTTGGTCGTCACCATGCTAAGAAATCAGTGACACAACTGGATGAAGAAATACAGAAG GTATATAGGAATGTCATTTTAAAAAATGAATACCAATCTTCAAAGCTATGTGAGGCATTGTACACCAATTGCGAGGACATGATGGATCGGCTTCAGGTTCTCAGACTACCTTCCATGGCAAAGTTTAATGCGGGATTGCAGAAATGCAATCATAGTTTTGAGCACGAGTGTGTCGGACCGTCGAAAACAAACTACGAGCAGCGCATGATGAAG ATGTTGGGGAAATCTAAGTCTCAATTTATAAAGGATTATAACCAAAGGCTTTTTAATTGGTTGGTGGCCTTCTCCCTCGTCATGGTCGTGATTGGCCGCTTTATTATAAAGTTCATTTTGATCGAAATGGGAGCATGGTTACTTTTTATATTTCTTGAGACCTACACAAGGATGTTTTGGTCAGCAGAGTCACTGTACTATAATCCAGTTTGGCATTTTATAGTTGCAACATGGGAAACTCTTGTTTATAGCCCAGTTCTTGATCTTGACAG ATGGGCTATTCCCCTTGGTGTAATTGTGTCCTTATTTGTTCTTTATTGGCGTTGTTATGGGAAAAGGAAACATGGATCACGGTGGATACTACCTTTATATAGCAACAACAAGAACGGCCGGAGTCGACCAAGATCAGATTAG